GATGTCGACATACCGGTAGTTTAAATGTtgactacatgtaaatttgatcattttttgAAATCGTCGGTGTCTGTTTGCGCATGCATATTCGCACTTCTTGGAAAAACtggtttctttttcaaaatcaaattttgatcaaCTAGAATATGGAATCATATCAACAGCTAGCACCATCAGATATATACTACAGCCAGGATTCCATCTCTAATTACTTTGGGAAAACCACCAGTCATCGCAATAAACGCATTGGTAAAACACTTGACGACATTTTATCTGGTGCCTGCACTATAAACGATATCCCAATAATCAGAGTTAGAAAAGATAAGGGATTATGGGTGACTGCAGACAATCGCCGACTATGGATATTCAACAAACTTCAAAAATttggaaaatgtaataaaattcCTGTTAAGATAATGAAGTTTTATCGTAACTGTCCCATTTTCCGAGGAAAGTGTCGTGCTCAAAAGAGTATAAAAGTAAGAGGTGATGACGAAGGGGGGCATTTGTGGAAGTTATGGGCATCAGAAAGACATGTCGAAACTGAATTAATGGACCAGGTGCAAGACACTACTAGGTGTACACTGGCTACCTCGCGAGACGTACAGGCATCATTAGAAGCTTTATCACTAAGTGATGTTGATGTGGCTGAATTTCACACGTTCGAACAATCCTCTGTTGAAAATTCAGAAAGAAGTTACTATAGCatcaacaatgaaaacaaaggCACTAGTTATTCAGCAGCAAGTTTTTCTGGATATGGGGATCCGGAGACAGATGAACGTCCTCCAGACAAACAAACAGGAATGATTGATGCCTCAAGAAAGCAATTAGTTCATGAAAGAATCCCATTCCATTCCTCTGAAGCAAGACAGACGGAACAATATAAAGTGGATACCAGATGCACACATGAAAATTCATCTCTGATACATTCCCAGCGTGTCATTGCAAACAGGCGTCTTCGGTCTAAAGAAAGTCCAATATCAACTGGAACCTCTTTCAACACCAACTATGCTTCGAGACGCTGTGAATCTGACATGCCAACACGGTCTCTTTCAGCACAAAAAGTAATGGCAAGTGAAATTGTTGCTGCTCGTAAGAAAACCGTTCACCTGAAACCATTGGATGTCGGATTTGCTGATGACCCTCGTGTACCTACAGAATACGATGGGGAGTCattaggaaaacaattggatggATTTTGCACACAATATCCTACAATGGCATTACCTGGCCATGAGTACTCATTAAAGGTATTTAAGTACGAAGAAGAATATTACTCAACAGACAGTTCCACACTGTGGATCTTGCAAGTACTGGAAAGATTTACAGGCAATGCGAGAATTACCGGAACACTAGTCCCAAGACCTCCACATATACCCATTAATGGATTATATCATTCCTTTAGATCTACAATCAGATTAAGTGGGGGGAAATGGAAACGCCTCTCTACATTGAATGATTTGTCAACAAAGAGGACACTGGGGCTGTGCCtttctgatatattttacaCAAGAAATGCTATATCAGATACCTTCAAAGGACTGTCTATCGCTAAAAGACTCGTTGAAGTATTCACGGGCGGAACTCGGAACCATGAGCTTAATGTGATGGAATTTAAAAACCAGTACTACACCTTGGAAAATAGAAAACTTTGGATTTTAAAACATGCCGAGAAAGCTTTGGAAAATTTTAATATCACCGGGAATGTAAAACTATCTATGGATTATTTATTGTTTGATAATTTCACCACGAAGAATATCAGAAACGTCGATATCAATTTGACACATGATATGCATACAGATGAAGAAAGATTTATTCTACAATATATTCTGAATTCTTAGGTTAAATA
Above is a genomic segment from Ostrea edulis chromosome 3, xbOstEdul1.1, whole genome shotgun sequence containing:
- the LOC130053218 gene encoding uncharacterized protein LOC130053218 isoform X1, with the translated sequence MKFYRNCPIFRGKCRAQKSIKVRGDDEGGHLWKLWASERHVETELMDQVQDTTRCTLATSRDVQASLEALSLSDVDVAEFHTFEQSSVENSERSYYSINNENKGTSYSAASFSGYGDPETDERPPDKQTGMIDASRKQLVHERIPFHSSEARQTEQYKVDTRCTHENSSLIHSQRVIANRRLRSKESPISTGTSFNTNYASRRCESDMPTRSLSAQKVMASEIVAARKKTVHLKPLDVGFADDPRVPTEYDGESLGKQLDGFCTQYPTMALPGHEYSLKVFKYEEEYYSTDSSTLWILQVLERFTGNARITGTLVPRPPHIPINGLYHSFRSTIRLSGGKWKRLSTLNDLSTKRTLGLCLSDIFYTRNAISDTFKGLSIAKRLVEVFTGGTRNHELNVMEFKNQYYTLENRKLWILKHAEKALENFNITGNVKLSMDYLLFDNFTTKNIRNVDINLTHDMHTDEERFILQYILNS